Below is a window of Paraburkholderia azotifigens DNA.
AGCCAAAAAACCGCAGTGCGTGACGGTCGCTCGCTGCGCACGAGAAATCCGGCGATCACCAAGAGAAAGGGCTGTACGTTATAGACGACCGTCGTAATGCCAACTGAGGTCAGCCGATACGCCGTGAAAAGAAAACACCAGTTGGCGATGAGGGTCAATGCCCCGAAGAACAGATTGACGAACTCCTTTCCGCTGAGACGGAACGATGAGAAGTACCCTCGACACAAACAATACGCAGCGAGACCAACAGAGCCAATCGCGCAGCGGAACAGCACTACATTGAATGGACTTTGCCCCGACGACAACACGAAGAACCCGATCGTGCCCGATATCGTCATCGCAAGCAGCATATAAAGCTGGCCAACACGCTCGTCAGACATAATCGCTCCGCCGTCTGTCGTCGTACCGTGTAGATTCTGGACTCATTGTTGCTGGACCTCTGCTTCGAGGTTGATCAGCATCACGTCACGATATGCCGTGCCCTCGTTTGAGCCCAAAGGAGTCACCGCATGCTTCTTCGCTCTATCGACGATTAGCGTATCGAACGGTGCCGAAAGTCGCAGCACGTTGGTGGGTTTGCTATCCATCTCCGAAATCACGCTGTCGGCCCCGATCGCGTTGTCCGTAAGCTGAACCAGATGAATGAAGACCAGAGGTTCGTCGTCGAGGTGTAGCCATACCGGAGAGCTGAACGATGCACCTCCCTTATCCGCCTTGTATCGAATAAAGTGCACGCTGATGTTGACATCATGCTTTCCGACTCGATCGCAGTATTCGTTAATGTAAGCCGTATCGCACTGAAATACGTGATTGAAAACACGATTTCCGAGGATCGCCTTGTCAACTGGTGGGAAAACCCGTACACGTCCGCCATCAGTATCGTTGGCGCCGTACGATTGGAAGTAAGACTGGTTTGGGTTTAGGCGTATCTTGCCCGAGATTCTTTCGTACACGATCTTTATCATTGCCCGATCTCTTACCGCGGCGTAAGGATCAGGCTTTACCTGTGCATCGTAAAACGCCTTGAAGGATTGATATTCTCTGTCGTCCAAACCTTCAAGATACGCACGTCCGGGCAAGAATTTAAACCCATTTACAATTTTGACAACTTCTCTTTTCATTTTTATCTCTTGCCGTTGAGTTCTCTCAGTTCAACCTATATTTGAGGCCTTGAATGGGTGCAGCGATCGGGGCATCACTGATCCTTCTCATTACCTCCTCAATTACATTGTGAATTCCCCAGATATCTGTATACGTGTAGGTACCTTGATCGAATTCTCTCTGCAGGTCTGTTTCACGCTTTTGAATCGCATTTGGCCAGCTGCGATCCGCACCCGATCTGTGATGCCAGTCATGGACGACAAGTGATCCTTGGACAATCAGGAGCCGAGCGGGAAGATGAATAAGTAGATGTTCTGCCCACCATGAAACCCATGCGCGGAACCACTGTATCCCGGACACTCCAACAGGCGGTAGCATTCGCCCACAAAACCGTCCGTGACTGTTCTTCACATGCGATTCACGCACTCTCTCGTCATCCCGTCGCAATACCCACGCGTGCTCTGTAACCAGATGAAGCAACGAGCAAACTTGATAGATCACCGTTAGAGGTATT
It encodes the following:
- a CDS encoding 2OG-Fe dioxygenase family protein; this encodes MKREVVKIVNGFKFLPGRAYLEGLDDREYQSFKAFYDAQVKPDPYAAVRDRAMIKIVYERISGKIRLNPNQSYFQSYGANDTDGGRVRVFPPVDKAILGNRVFNHVFQCDTAYINEYCDRVGKHDVNISVHFIRYKADKGGASFSSPVWLHLDDEPLVFIHLVQLTDNAIGADSVISEMDSKPTNVLRLSAPFDTLIVDRAKKHAVTPLGSNEGTAYRDVMLINLEAEVQQQ